A stretch of the Papaver somniferum cultivar HN1 chromosome 6, ASM357369v1, whole genome shotgun sequence genome encodes the following:
- the LOC113288375 gene encoding thiamine thiazole synthase 2, chloroplastic-like, which yields MATMAMTLSSPLSKTSFLENQSSFHGIQIPSRVQPIRSTSQNNTSSSISMSSANPPYDLTDFKFAPIRESIVSREMTRRYMMDMITYADTDVVVVGAGSAGLSCAYEISKNPNVNVALIEQSVSPGGGAWLGGQLFSAMVVRKPAHKFLDELEIEYDEQDTYVVIKHAALFTSTIMSKLLARPNVKLFNAVAAEDLIVKNDKVAGVVTNWALVSMNHDTQSCMDPNVMEAKIVVSSCGHDGPFGATGVKRLKSIGLIDSVPGMKALDMNTAEDAIVRLTREIVPGMIVTGMEVAEIDGAPRMGPTFGAMMISGQKAAHLALKALGQPNVIDGNYTDMGGIVPELILAAVESAETAEA from the exons ATGGCAACCATGGCAATGACCCTTTCTTCACCCCTTTCTAAAACATCTTTCCTAGAAAATCAATCTTCATTCCATGGGATCCAAATCCCATCAAGAGTCCAACCCATCCGATCAACTTCCCAAAACAACACTTCATCATCAATCTCCATGTCATCAGCAAACCCACCTTATGATCTTACAGATTTCAAGTTTGCACCAATCAGAGAATCAATCGTTTCTCGTGAAATGACCCGTCGTTACATGATGGATATGATTACTTACGCCGATaccgatgttgttgttgttggtgctgGTTCAGCTGGTTTATCATGTGCTTATGAAATCAGTAAGAACCCTAACGTTAATGTTGCACTTATTGAACAATCAGTGTCTCCAGGTGGTGGTGCTTGGTTAGGTGGACAACTTTTCTCTGCTATGGTTGTTCGTAAACCAGCTCACAAATTCCTCGATGAACTCGAGATCGAATACGATGAACAAGACACCTACGTCGTCATCAAGCACGCTGCCTTGTTCACTTCCACCATCATGTCAAAGTTGTTGGCCAGACCAAACGTCAAGTTGTTCAATGCTGTTGCAGCAGAGGATTTGATCGTTAAAAACGATAAAGTTGCAGGAGTTGTTACCAACTGGGCGTTAGTCTCAATGAACCATGATACACAATCTTGCATGGACCCTAATGTCATGGAAGCCAAGATTGTTGTTAGTTCATGTGGTCACGATGGTCCTTTTGGTGCTACTGGTGTTAAAAGGTTGAAGAGTATTGGTTTAATCGACTCAGTTCCTGGAATGAAAGCTCTTGACATGAACACCGCTGAAGATGCCATTGTTAGACTCACTAGAGAAATTGTTCCTGGTATGATTGTTACTGGTATGGAAGTTGCGGAAATTGATGGTGCCCCAAGAATG GGACCAACATTCGGAGCCATGATGATCTCAGGGCAAAAGGCAGCACATTTGGCATTGAAGGCATTGGGACAACCTAATGTGATTGATGGAAACTACACTGACATGGGAGGTATTGTACCAGAGCTTATCCTTGCAGCTGTTGAATCAGCTGAGACTGCTGAAGCTTAA
- the LOC113285861 gene encoding probable indole-3-pyruvate monooxygenase YUCCA10 — MEEVVVIVGAGPSGLATSACLKLLNIPNIILEKENVYASLWKDRSYDRLKLHLAKQFCHLPHMPYPPNAPTFVPRQEFIRYIDDYVSTFNIKPKYHRSVVSAKYDALHQKWRIEVTNTMTGEVELYFARFLVIATGENSKGYIPRVQGLECFEGKVIHSSQYKSGAEYNGKKVLVVGCGNSGMEIAYDLSNYGASTSIVVRSRFHVLTKEMVYLGMVLLKYLPVSCVDPLINMLSYLSYGDLSKYGIHRPAAGAFEIKAKAGRSPVIDVGTVERIKNGVITVMPGISRMEKNNIVFDNDTKKHHFDAIIFATGYRSTVNNWLTDDHDSLLGKSGMPKNPFPDHWKGANGLYCAGLSRRGLAGVSMDAGTIAKDIKKSFFS, encoded by the exons ATGGAGGAAGTAGTGGTAATTGTAGGAGCTGGTCCATCAGGGTTGGCAACTTCTGCTTGTCTCAAACTTCTAAATATACCCAACATAATCCTCGAGAAAGAGAATGTTTATGCTTCTCTTTGGAAAGATAGATCTTACGATAGATTAAAACTCCACCTTGCGAAACAGTTTTGTCACCTCCCTCATATGCCATATCCACCTAACGCACCAACATTTGTGCCTAGACAAGAATTTATCCGTTATATCGATGATTACGTATCCACTTTCAACATCAAGCCTAAGTATCATCGGTCGGTTGTGTCAGCCAAGTATGACGCGCTCCATCAAAAATGGAGAATTGAAGTTACCAACACTATGACAGGAGAGGTTGAGTTATACTTTGCGAGATTCCTCGTGATCGCGACCGGTGAAAATAGTAAGGGGTATATTCCCCGAGTCCAAGGATTAGAGTGTTTTGAAGGGAAGGTAATTCATTCAAGTCAATATAAGTCTGGGGCGGAATATAACGGGAAGAAAGTTTTGGTTGTTGGCTGTGGGAATTCTGGTATGGAGATCGCATATGATCTCTCTAATTATGGTGCATCTACTTCTATTGTTGTTAGGAGCCGT TTTCATGTGCTTACCAAAGAAATGGTCTATTTGGGAATGGTTCTTCTGAAATACCTTCCTGTTAGTTGTGTCGATCCACTGATAAATATGCTGTCGTATTTAAGTTATGGAGATTTGAGTAAGTACGGGATTCATAGGCCTGCCGCTGGAGCCTTTGAGATAAAAGCAAAGGCAGGAAGGTCTCCGGTGATCGATGTGGGAACTGTCGAAAGGATTAAAAATGGAGTGATTACG GTAATGCCCGGCATATCAAGGATGGAAAAGAACAACATTGTGTTCGATAACGACACGAAAAAGCATCATTTCGACGCCATAATATTTGCGACTGGATATAGAAGTACAGTCAACAATTGGCTTACG GATGATCATGACTCCCTACTCGGAAAAAGTGGAATGCCAAAGAACCCATTCCCAGATCATTGGAAAGGAGCAAATGGTTTATACTGCGCTGGATTGTCTAGGAGAGGACTAGCAGGGGTTTCAATGGATGCCGGAACCATTGCCAaagacataaaaaaatcctttttCAGCTAA
- the LOC113285862 gene encoding chitinase 2-like, producing MMEYIGATGVPVKFESVPIKNDIDFHFILSFAIDAIPSGKHQNGIFSPYWEPTLTPESVKAIKTAHPNVKALASLSGWSIGEKVLRWYNSRKPNKWISNAFSSLKSIITEYHLDGIDIDYENFPKQNSTFAYCIGELITLLKNQSVITVATIAPFYITVNPYLDLYNRYGDVIDYVNYQFYTDKGRIADGYLSTFALRAHQFGKEKLLPSYETDGRGIQGDAFFDALKLLETNGFDVNGVMIFSADVGDSNGYYYEKKSQEFLLNSTSNA from the coding sequence ATGATGGAATACATTGGAGCCACAGGTGTTCCTGTGAAGTTCGAATCTGTCCCAATCAAGAACGATATCGACTTTCATTTCATCCTGAGTTTTGCCATTGACGCAATCCCATCCGGCAAACATCAAAATGGCATATTTTCTCCATACTGGGAACCAACACTAACGCCAGAATCCGTCAAAGCCATAAAAACAGCTCACCCAAATGTCAAAGCCTTAGCTAGTCTCTCTGGCTGGAGCATTGGTGAAAAAGTTCTTAGGTGGTACAACTCTCGAAAGCCAAACAAATGGATCTCAAATGCATTCTCTTCTCTCAAATCAATCATAACGGAATACCATCTGGACGGAATTGACATTGATTACGAAAACTTCCCCAAACAGAATTCAACCTTCGCGTACTGCATCGGTGAACTTATCACACTTTTGAAAAACCAAAGTGTTATTACCGTGGCTACTATTGCACCCTTTTACATAACTGTTAATCCTTATCTCGACCTTTATAATCGTTATGGCGACGTTATAGATTATGTCAACTACCAGTTTTATACGGATAAAGGTAGAATAGCTGATGGATACTTAAGCACGTTTGCATTGAGAGCACACCAATTTGGAAAAGAAAAATTGTTGCCTAGTTATGAAACTGATGGAAGAGGTATTCAAGGGGATGCATTTTTTGACGCATTGAAACTATTAGAAActaatggttttgatgttaatggTGTTATGATATTTTCAGCTGATGTTGGGGATTCAAATGGGTATTACTATGAGAAGAAGTCGCAAGAGTTTTTGCTTAACTCAACCAGTAACGCGTag